A genomic region of Solanum dulcamara chromosome 2, daSolDulc1.2, whole genome shotgun sequence contains the following coding sequences:
- the LOC129880783 gene encoding uncharacterized protein LOC129880783 isoform X1 gives MSMDTIIEDDESFVSNTNATIYGASYISVRTESLISGSNIPNSSSTSEDDCYQQQQISTAAGGGGGGDDTTDDLIVSSCASSNWFTNNINNNKQGEVRIFNVDFRALLSKSPTQPQNYFAQANTSSFRMFRSDNFSTVQLFPTRYRRENMLNRSIAFSRKLYNATVPELFLVHQLRFISNASMIKPTPIKPWGFPPIQVADKSKVIAHERQIMNHQQSSSSFRFRWTAFLHNRFVQAVELLGGHERADPKSILELMDIQDLKLIFIKSHLQMYRAVKNAGAMKL, from the exons ATGTCGATGGACACAATAATAGAAGACGACGAATCATTTGTTTCTAATACAAATGCAACCATCTATGGCGCTTCTTATATTTCAGTGCGAACTGAAAGCTTGATCTCAGGTTCCAATATTCCTAATTCGTCTTCAACGAGTGAAGACGACTGTTACCAGCAGCAGCAGATCTCAACTGCTGCTGGTGGCGGCGGCGGTGGTGATGATACTACTGATGATTTAATTGTATCATCATGTGCATCATCGAACTGGTTTaccaataatattaataataataagcaaggAGAGGTAAGGATATTTAATGTTGATTTCAGGGCATTATTATCAAAATcaccaactcaaccccaaaaTTACTTTGCACAAGCAAACACCAGTTCATTCAGAATGTTTAGATCAGATAATTTTAGTACTGTCCAATTATTCCCTACAAGATATCGAAGAGAGAACATGTTGAATAGATCCATAGCATTTTCGAGAAAATTGTATAACGCGACGGTGCCAGAACTGTTCCTCGTTCATCAACTTCGATTCATTTCTAATGCATCCATGATAAAGCCAACCCCAATAAAGCCGTGGGGGTTTCCTCCGATTCAG GTTGCCGATAAATCAAAAGTTATTGCCCATGAGAGACAAATCATGAATCATCAACAATCTTCCTCCTCTTTCCGGTTCAGATGGACTGCTTTTCTTCATAACCGGTTTGTTCAGGCTGTGGAACTTCTTGGTGGTCATGAAA gGGCTGATCCGAAATCAATACTGGAGCTAATGGATATCCAAGATCTCAAACTTATTTTCATCAAAAGTCATTTGCAG ATGTATCGTGCTGTTAAAAATGCTGGTGCAATGAAACTTTGA
- the LOC129880785 gene encoding uncharacterized protein LOC129880785, translating into MFLAIFGVQWVMPGCIELALTSRYEQSSSRANKHYTTSIPSCLFWSICMERNDRRLNDMTNNIKQVNRCFKNHVPMVQEEACSGNVSERTMNFHASELFSIFFYIRTQYVTCFRYLSGVNQSCMIGMDIEDVVRVLDEHRDDLNI; encoded by the exons ATGTTTCTTGCTATTTTTGGTGTCCAGTGGGTCATGCCCGGATGCATTGAACTTGCACTGACCAGCCGGTACGAGCAGTCCTCATCAAGGGCCAACAAGCACTACACAACTTCTATTCCTTCCTGCCTTTTCTGGTCTATTTGTATGGAGAGGAATGATAGACGTCTCAATGACATGACAAACAACATAAAGCAGGTCAATAGATGTTTTAAAAATCATGTACCTATGGTGCAGGAAGAAGCTTGTTCAG GCAATGTTTCTGAAAGGACAATGAATTTTCATGCTTCAGagcttttttccatttttttctatattcGGACACAATATGTCACTTGCTTCAGGTACCTTTCAGGAGTTAATCAGAGTTGTATGATAGGTATGGACATCGAAGATGTTGTCCGAGTTCTGGATGAGCATAGGGATGATCTGAATATCTAA
- the LOC129880780 gene encoding putative late blight resistance protein homolog R1A-3 isoform X1, with protein sequence MEKGKDNEGEREKEEAKNSSVSFSALHKDVVNVLDFMERLKNEEDQIAVDMAYQIENLKFVLAFICTYVQLSYSNLEKFEDTMTAARQEVKDLLRSILDVVDNNIGCKYNNMNHVLPSLANNMDDCIGSCQHSKSNATITDEQLNFLLLNLHHLSEYFAEKVYPYEFLQNVCGNMRDFHVLIVNGCIEHEIVEYVLPQFQPMAERVGLFLWDETISEDSQVFKLAHLFLKIFPIELEVMHICFTNLKTSTSAEVGRFIKKLLETSPDILREYLIHLQENMVNVITTSISGAQNIDTMIEFLLIILSDMPKDFIHHDKLFDLLARVGALTREVSTLVRDLEEKLRNKEDTDQTNHAALDLLENIELLKEDLKHVYLKSPDSSQCCFPMSDGPLFMHMLHRHLNDLLDSSASSIALIKEEIGLVKQDLEFIRSFFVNVEQGLYKDLWARVLDVAYEAKDVIDSIIVRDNGLLHLIFSLPITIKKIKLIKEDISNLLEKIPKNRSLIVVNSPKKPVESKSLTTGKIIVGFEEETNWIIRKLTSGPANLDVISITAMPGSGKTTLAYKVYNDKSVSSHFDLRAWCTVEQGYNEKKLLRNIFNQVSGLDSKVSENIDVADKLRKQLYGKRYLIVLDDVWDTTTWDELTRPFPEVEKGSRIILTTREKEVALHGKLNTDPLNLRLLRSEESWELFEKRAFGKESCPDELLDVGKEIAQNCKGLPLVADLIAGVVARKEKKKTVWLEVRNNLSSFILNSEVEVMKVIELSYDHLPNHLKPCFLYLARFPKDSPVIIYALKDFWRAEGLVEQTEMKSVEEVMKVYLDNLISSSLVILFNEIGDHPTCRLHDFVHDFCLIKARKEKLFDRISSIATPSSSDLMPRIVTIDCKSEIFGLNNFVLFGSNKIRHSGKHLYSLRIIGDKLDDRLSDICHIRHLRLLRVLYLDPSFIKVKDSLLNEICMLNHLRFLCIGTEVKSLPASLSNLWNLETLLVSNIGSTLVLLPRIWDLVKLRVLFMSACSFFDLSADEPILIAEDTKLENLRQLENLKLSYSKDTEDIFKRFPNLQGLAFRLKESWDYSTEGYWFPKLDFLTELEDLRVVFESSNTNDSGPSVVTNRAWDFHFPSSLKSLWLGVFPLTSDSLSTIARLPNLENLTLKNTIIQGEEWNMGEEETFENLKFLELDEVTLVKWDVGEESFPVLEKLVLWRCRKLEEIPPSFGDIYSLKIIKVDYNRQLKDSAMMIKQYVEDMTGEDKLQVHCLLQS encoded by the coding sequence GTGTCATTTTCTGCTCTTCACAAGGACGTTGTCAATGTTCTGGATTTCATGGAGAGGTTAAAGAATGAAGAAGATCAAATAGCTGTTGACATGGCCTATCAAATTGAAAATCTGAAATTTGTGCTAGCATTTATTTGTACGTATGTCCAGCTTTCTTATTCCAATTTGGAGAAGTTTGAAGATACAATGACTGCTGCAAGACAGGAGGTTAAAGATCTGCTTCGATCAATTTTGGATGTTGTTGACAACAACATCGGGTGTAAATACAACAACATGAATCATGTTCTTCCTAGCCTCGCCAATAATATGGATGATTGTATCGGCTCATGTCAGCATTCTAAATCAAATGCCACCATTACAGACGAGCAGTTGAACTTCCTCCTCCTGAATCTCCATCATCTATCTGAGTATTTTGCTGAAAAGGTTTATCCATATGAGTTTCTTCAGAATGTGTGTGGCAACATGAGAGATTTCCATGTGTTGATAGTGAATGGTTGCATTGAGCACGAGATTGTTGAATATGTCTTACCTCAGTTTCAACCTATGGCTGAGAGAGTTGGACTCTTCCTTTGGGATGAAACAATTAGTGAAGACTCTCAAGTCTTCAAGCTAGCTCATCTATTCTTGAAGATTTTTCCAATTGAACTGGAGGTGATGCACATATGTTTTACTAATTTGAAAACATCAACTTCAGCAGAAGTTGGACGCTTCATTAAGAAGCTCCTGGAAACCTCTCCGGACATTCTTAGGGAATATCTGATTCATCTACAAGAGAACATGGTAAATGTTATTACCACCAGCATTTCAGGGGCTCAAAACATTGACACCATGATAGAGTTCCTATTAATTATTCTTTCTGATATGCCCAAGGACTTTATTCATCATGACAAATTATTTGATCTGTTGGCTCGTGTTGGAGCACTTACCAGGGAGGTATCAACTCTTGTTCGTGACTTAGAAGAgaaattaaggaacaaagaggatACCGACCAAACAAATCATGCAGCTCTAGACTTGCTGGAAAATATTGAACTCCTCAAGGAAGATCTCAAACATGTTTATCTGAAATCCCCGGACTCATCTCAATGTTGCTTCCCCATGAGTGATGGACCGCTCTTCATGCATATGCTACACAGACACTTGAATGATTTGCTAGATTCCAGTGCTTCTTCAATTGCTTTGATAAAGGAAGAAATTGGGCTGGTGAAACAAGACCTAGAATTCATAAGATCCTTTTTCGTGAATGTTGAGCAAGGATTGTATAAAGATCTCTGGGCACGTGTTTTAGATGTGGCATATGAGGCAAAAGATGTCATTGATTCAATTATTGTTCGAGATAATGGTCTTTTACATCTTATTTTCTCACTTCCCATTACCATAAAAAAGATCAAGCTTATTAAAGAAGACATCTCCAATTTACTTGAGAAGATTCCCAAGAACAGGAGCCTCATAGTTGTAAACTCTCCCAAGAAGCCAGTTGAAAGCAAGTCATTGACAACTGGTAAAATAATTGTCGGTTTTGAGGAGGAGACAAACTGGATAATTAGAAAGCTCACCAGTGGACCGGCAAATCTAGATGTCATTTCGATCACTGCTATGCCGGGTTCAGGTAAAACTACTTTGGCGTACAAAGTATACAATGATAAATCAGTTTCTAGTCATTTCGACCTTCGTGCATGGTGCACAGTAGAGCAAGGATATAATGAGAAGAAGTTGTTGCGTAATATTTTTAATCAAGTTAGTGGCTTggattcaaaagtgagtgagaaTATTGATGTTGCTGATAAGCTACGGAAACAACTGTATGGAAAGAGGTATCTTATTGTCTTAGATGATGTGTGGGATACTACTACATGGGATGAGTTGACAAGACCTTTTCCAGAAGTTGAGAAAGGAAGTAGAATTATTTTGACAACTCGAGAAAAGGAAGTGGCTTTGCATGGAAAGCTCAACACTGATCCTCTTAACCTTCGATTGCTAAGATCAGAAGAAAGTTGGGAATTGTTTGAGAAAAGAGCATTTGGAAAAGAGAGTTGCCCTGATGAACTATTGGATGTTGGAAAAGAAATAGCCCAAAATTGTAAAGGGCTTCCTTTGGTGGCTGATCTGATTGCTGGAGTCGTAGCaaggaaggaaaagaaaaaaaccgTGTGGCTTGAAGTTCGAAATAATTTGAGTTCCTTTATTTTGAACAGTGAAGTGGAAGTGATGAAGGTTATAGAATTAAGTTATGACCATTTACCAAATCACCTAAAGCCATGCTTTCTTTACCTTGCAAGGTTTCCGAAGGACAGTCCAGTGATAATCTATGCATTGAAAGATTTTTGGCGTGCTGAAGGACTTGTGGAACAGACAGAGATGAAGAGTGTGGAAGAAGTGATGAAGGTTTATTTGGATAACTTAATTTCCAGTAGCTTGGTAATTCTTTTCAATGAGATAGGTGATCACCCGACTTGCCGACTTCATGATTTTGTGCATGACTTTTGTTTGATAAAAGCAAGAAAGGAAAAGTTGTTTGATCGGATAAGTTCAATTGCAACACCTTCTTCTTCAGATTTGATGCCACGTATAGTGACCATTGATTGTAAAAGCGAAATCTTTGGGCTTAACAATTTTGTCCTGTTCGGTTCAAATAAGATAAGGCATTCTGGTAAACACCTGTATTCTTTGAGGATAATAGGAGACAAGCTGGACGATCGTCTTTCTGATATATGTCACATAAGACACTTGAGGCTTCTTAGAGTGTTATACCTGGATCCCTCTTTTATCAAGGTGAAAGATTCTTTGCTGAATGAAATATGCATGTTGAATCATTTGAGGTTCTTATGCATTGGGACAGAAGTCAAATCTCTGCCTGCGTCTTTATCAAACCTCTGGAATCTAGAAACCCTCTTGGTGTCTAACATAGGATCAACCTTGGTACTATTACCGAGAATTTGGGATCTTGTAAAGTTGCGAGTGCTGTTCATGAGTGCTTGTTCTTTCTTTGATTTGAGTGCAGATGAACCAATACTGATAGCAGAGGACACAAAGTTAGAGAACTTGAGACAGTTAGAGAATCTCAAGCTTTCCTATTCGAAAGACACAGAGGATATTTTCAAAAGGTTTCCCAATCTTCAAGGGCTTGCATTTCGTCTCAAGGAATCATGGGATTATTCAACAGAAGGATATTGGTTCCCAAAATTGGATTTCCTAACTGAACTAGAGGACCTCAGAGTAGTTTTTGAAAGTTCAAACACAAATGACAGTGGGCCCTCTGTAGTGACAAATCGGGCATGGGATTTTCACTTCCCTTCGAGTTTGAAAAGTTTGTGGTTGGGTGTGTTTCCTCTGACATCCGATTCGTTATCAACAATAGCGAGACTGCCCAACCTTGAAAATTTGACCCTTAAGAACACAATCATCCAGGGGGAAGAATGGAACATGGGGGAGGAAGAAACCTTTGAGAATCTCAAATTTTTGGAGTTGGATGAAGTGACTCTTGTTAAGTGGGATGTTGGAGAGGAGTCCTTTCCCGTGCTTGAGAAATTAGTACTGTGGAGATGTCGTAAGCTTGAGGAGATTCCACCTAGTTTTGGTGATATTTATtcattaaaaattatcaaagttGATTATAACCGTCAACTTAAAGATTCCGCTATGATGATTAAGCAATATGTTGAAGATATGACGGGAGAAGACAAGCTTCAGGTCCATTGCCTGCTCCAGTCTTGA
- the LOC129880780 gene encoding putative late blight resistance protein homolog R1A-3 isoform X2, whose amino-acid sequence MERLKNEEDQIAVDMAYQIENLKFVLAFICTYVQLSYSNLEKFEDTMTAARQEVKDLLRSILDVVDNNIGCKYNNMNHVLPSLANNMDDCIGSCQHSKSNATITDEQLNFLLLNLHHLSEYFAEKVYPYEFLQNVCGNMRDFHVLIVNGCIEHEIVEYVLPQFQPMAERVGLFLWDETISEDSQVFKLAHLFLKIFPIELEVMHICFTNLKTSTSAEVGRFIKKLLETSPDILREYLIHLQENMVNVITTSISGAQNIDTMIEFLLIILSDMPKDFIHHDKLFDLLARVGALTREVSTLVRDLEEKLRNKEDTDQTNHAALDLLENIELLKEDLKHVYLKSPDSSQCCFPMSDGPLFMHMLHRHLNDLLDSSASSIALIKEEIGLVKQDLEFIRSFFVNVEQGLYKDLWARVLDVAYEAKDVIDSIIVRDNGLLHLIFSLPITIKKIKLIKEDISNLLEKIPKNRSLIVVNSPKKPVESKSLTTGKIIVGFEEETNWIIRKLTSGPANLDVISITAMPGSGKTTLAYKVYNDKSVSSHFDLRAWCTVEQGYNEKKLLRNIFNQVSGLDSKVSENIDVADKLRKQLYGKRYLIVLDDVWDTTTWDELTRPFPEVEKGSRIILTTREKEVALHGKLNTDPLNLRLLRSEESWELFEKRAFGKESCPDELLDVGKEIAQNCKGLPLVADLIAGVVARKEKKKTVWLEVRNNLSSFILNSEVEVMKVIELSYDHLPNHLKPCFLYLARFPKDSPVIIYALKDFWRAEGLVEQTEMKSVEEVMKVYLDNLISSSLVILFNEIGDHPTCRLHDFVHDFCLIKARKEKLFDRISSIATPSSSDLMPRIVTIDCKSEIFGLNNFVLFGSNKIRHSGKHLYSLRIIGDKLDDRLSDICHIRHLRLLRVLYLDPSFIKVKDSLLNEICMLNHLRFLCIGTEVKSLPASLSNLWNLETLLVSNIGSTLVLLPRIWDLVKLRVLFMSACSFFDLSADEPILIAEDTKLENLRQLENLKLSYSKDTEDIFKRFPNLQGLAFRLKESWDYSTEGYWFPKLDFLTELEDLRVVFESSNTNDSGPSVVTNRAWDFHFPSSLKSLWLGVFPLTSDSLSTIARLPNLENLTLKNTIIQGEEWNMGEEETFENLKFLELDEVTLVKWDVGEESFPVLEKLVLWRCRKLEEIPPSFGDIYSLKIIKVDYNRQLKDSAMMIKQYVEDMTGEDKLQVHCLLQS is encoded by the coding sequence ATGGAGAGGTTAAAGAATGAAGAAGATCAAATAGCTGTTGACATGGCCTATCAAATTGAAAATCTGAAATTTGTGCTAGCATTTATTTGTACGTATGTCCAGCTTTCTTATTCCAATTTGGAGAAGTTTGAAGATACAATGACTGCTGCAAGACAGGAGGTTAAAGATCTGCTTCGATCAATTTTGGATGTTGTTGACAACAACATCGGGTGTAAATACAACAACATGAATCATGTTCTTCCTAGCCTCGCCAATAATATGGATGATTGTATCGGCTCATGTCAGCATTCTAAATCAAATGCCACCATTACAGACGAGCAGTTGAACTTCCTCCTCCTGAATCTCCATCATCTATCTGAGTATTTTGCTGAAAAGGTTTATCCATATGAGTTTCTTCAGAATGTGTGTGGCAACATGAGAGATTTCCATGTGTTGATAGTGAATGGTTGCATTGAGCACGAGATTGTTGAATATGTCTTACCTCAGTTTCAACCTATGGCTGAGAGAGTTGGACTCTTCCTTTGGGATGAAACAATTAGTGAAGACTCTCAAGTCTTCAAGCTAGCTCATCTATTCTTGAAGATTTTTCCAATTGAACTGGAGGTGATGCACATATGTTTTACTAATTTGAAAACATCAACTTCAGCAGAAGTTGGACGCTTCATTAAGAAGCTCCTGGAAACCTCTCCGGACATTCTTAGGGAATATCTGATTCATCTACAAGAGAACATGGTAAATGTTATTACCACCAGCATTTCAGGGGCTCAAAACATTGACACCATGATAGAGTTCCTATTAATTATTCTTTCTGATATGCCCAAGGACTTTATTCATCATGACAAATTATTTGATCTGTTGGCTCGTGTTGGAGCACTTACCAGGGAGGTATCAACTCTTGTTCGTGACTTAGAAGAgaaattaaggaacaaagaggatACCGACCAAACAAATCATGCAGCTCTAGACTTGCTGGAAAATATTGAACTCCTCAAGGAAGATCTCAAACATGTTTATCTGAAATCCCCGGACTCATCTCAATGTTGCTTCCCCATGAGTGATGGACCGCTCTTCATGCATATGCTACACAGACACTTGAATGATTTGCTAGATTCCAGTGCTTCTTCAATTGCTTTGATAAAGGAAGAAATTGGGCTGGTGAAACAAGACCTAGAATTCATAAGATCCTTTTTCGTGAATGTTGAGCAAGGATTGTATAAAGATCTCTGGGCACGTGTTTTAGATGTGGCATATGAGGCAAAAGATGTCATTGATTCAATTATTGTTCGAGATAATGGTCTTTTACATCTTATTTTCTCACTTCCCATTACCATAAAAAAGATCAAGCTTATTAAAGAAGACATCTCCAATTTACTTGAGAAGATTCCCAAGAACAGGAGCCTCATAGTTGTAAACTCTCCCAAGAAGCCAGTTGAAAGCAAGTCATTGACAACTGGTAAAATAATTGTCGGTTTTGAGGAGGAGACAAACTGGATAATTAGAAAGCTCACCAGTGGACCGGCAAATCTAGATGTCATTTCGATCACTGCTATGCCGGGTTCAGGTAAAACTACTTTGGCGTACAAAGTATACAATGATAAATCAGTTTCTAGTCATTTCGACCTTCGTGCATGGTGCACAGTAGAGCAAGGATATAATGAGAAGAAGTTGTTGCGTAATATTTTTAATCAAGTTAGTGGCTTggattcaaaagtgagtgagaaTATTGATGTTGCTGATAAGCTACGGAAACAACTGTATGGAAAGAGGTATCTTATTGTCTTAGATGATGTGTGGGATACTACTACATGGGATGAGTTGACAAGACCTTTTCCAGAAGTTGAGAAAGGAAGTAGAATTATTTTGACAACTCGAGAAAAGGAAGTGGCTTTGCATGGAAAGCTCAACACTGATCCTCTTAACCTTCGATTGCTAAGATCAGAAGAAAGTTGGGAATTGTTTGAGAAAAGAGCATTTGGAAAAGAGAGTTGCCCTGATGAACTATTGGATGTTGGAAAAGAAATAGCCCAAAATTGTAAAGGGCTTCCTTTGGTGGCTGATCTGATTGCTGGAGTCGTAGCaaggaaggaaaagaaaaaaaccgTGTGGCTTGAAGTTCGAAATAATTTGAGTTCCTTTATTTTGAACAGTGAAGTGGAAGTGATGAAGGTTATAGAATTAAGTTATGACCATTTACCAAATCACCTAAAGCCATGCTTTCTTTACCTTGCAAGGTTTCCGAAGGACAGTCCAGTGATAATCTATGCATTGAAAGATTTTTGGCGTGCTGAAGGACTTGTGGAACAGACAGAGATGAAGAGTGTGGAAGAAGTGATGAAGGTTTATTTGGATAACTTAATTTCCAGTAGCTTGGTAATTCTTTTCAATGAGATAGGTGATCACCCGACTTGCCGACTTCATGATTTTGTGCATGACTTTTGTTTGATAAAAGCAAGAAAGGAAAAGTTGTTTGATCGGATAAGTTCAATTGCAACACCTTCTTCTTCAGATTTGATGCCACGTATAGTGACCATTGATTGTAAAAGCGAAATCTTTGGGCTTAACAATTTTGTCCTGTTCGGTTCAAATAAGATAAGGCATTCTGGTAAACACCTGTATTCTTTGAGGATAATAGGAGACAAGCTGGACGATCGTCTTTCTGATATATGTCACATAAGACACTTGAGGCTTCTTAGAGTGTTATACCTGGATCCCTCTTTTATCAAGGTGAAAGATTCTTTGCTGAATGAAATATGCATGTTGAATCATTTGAGGTTCTTATGCATTGGGACAGAAGTCAAATCTCTGCCTGCGTCTTTATCAAACCTCTGGAATCTAGAAACCCTCTTGGTGTCTAACATAGGATCAACCTTGGTACTATTACCGAGAATTTGGGATCTTGTAAAGTTGCGAGTGCTGTTCATGAGTGCTTGTTCTTTCTTTGATTTGAGTGCAGATGAACCAATACTGATAGCAGAGGACACAAAGTTAGAGAACTTGAGACAGTTAGAGAATCTCAAGCTTTCCTATTCGAAAGACACAGAGGATATTTTCAAAAGGTTTCCCAATCTTCAAGGGCTTGCATTTCGTCTCAAGGAATCATGGGATTATTCAACAGAAGGATATTGGTTCCCAAAATTGGATTTCCTAACTGAACTAGAGGACCTCAGAGTAGTTTTTGAAAGTTCAAACACAAATGACAGTGGGCCCTCTGTAGTGACAAATCGGGCATGGGATTTTCACTTCCCTTCGAGTTTGAAAAGTTTGTGGTTGGGTGTGTTTCCTCTGACATCCGATTCGTTATCAACAATAGCGAGACTGCCCAACCTTGAAAATTTGACCCTTAAGAACACAATCATCCAGGGGGAAGAATGGAACATGGGGGAGGAAGAAACCTTTGAGAATCTCAAATTTTTGGAGTTGGATGAAGTGACTCTTGTTAAGTGGGATGTTGGAGAGGAGTCCTTTCCCGTGCTTGAGAAATTAGTACTGTGGAGATGTCGTAAGCTTGAGGAGATTCCACCTAGTTTTGGTGATATTTATtcattaaaaattatcaaagttGATTATAACCGTCAACTTAAAGATTCCGCTATGATGATTAAGCAATATGTTGAAGATATGACGGGAGAAGACAAGCTTCAGGTCCATTGCCTGCTCCAGTCTTGA